One segment of Shewanella piezotolerans WP3 DNA contains the following:
- a CDS encoding glycerophosphodiester phosphodiesterase, which translates to MKVFAHRGASGSAPENTLKAFEKAIKLGATAVELDIHLVEEELYVFHDRRLEATSSGRGLIDVVSAEYLRSITVSGEVIPRLIDVLALLKPHNIEVNIELKGLSVLPAFIALYAKFVEQQIYDPNLLLISSFNHRQLYDFKQHYPQAKVAPLIEGIPFDLAKVVTDLDAYSIHLGLSFITQEMIEDAHRRGAKVYVYTVDFIDDIEMLAKRGVDGIFSNFPDEALATITQISAARD; encoded by the coding sequence ATGAAGGTATTTGCTCATCGCGGTGCCAGCGGTAGTGCCCCCGAAAATACCTTAAAGGCTTTTGAAAAAGCGATTAAGTTAGGTGCTACGGCTGTTGAACTGGATATTCATTTAGTCGAAGAAGAGCTCTATGTTTTCCACGACCGTAGACTCGAAGCCACGAGTTCTGGTCGCGGGCTAATAGATGTCGTCAGCGCAGAATATTTGCGGAGTATTACTGTATCCGGAGAAGTAATTCCTAGGCTTATAGATGTTTTAGCGCTGCTCAAACCTCACAATATAGAAGTTAATATCGAGCTTAAAGGATTGTCAGTTCTGCCTGCTTTTATAGCGTTATACGCAAAATTTGTCGAACAACAAATATATGATCCAAATCTGCTGCTGATCTCATCTTTTAACCACCGCCAGCTTTATGACTTCAAGCAGCATTACCCGCAGGCAAAAGTCGCGCCTCTCATTGAAGGAATTCCCTTTGATCTTGCAAAAGTTGTTACCGATTTAGATGCTTACTCGATTCACTTAGGCCTCAGTTTTATCACTCAAGAGATGATTGAAGACGCCCATAGACGAGGTGCAAAAGTGTACGTTTATACGGTGGATTTTATTGATGATATAGAGATGTTAGCCAAGCGTGGAGTTGATGGTATCTTCAGTAATTTTCCAGATGAAGCGCTTGCTACAATCACACAAATTAGTGCAGCAAGAGACTGA
- a CDS encoding mechanosensitive ion channel domain-containing protein — protein sequence MHRFLLVFLCLFCSTANANQPTSLEKKLGLNPTTSETKTPQQQLFLLQSKIQELALTEKNAKTLLSNFELHKANLLQQIAEAKKAVTLSTEQDISQQGSMAYLRLSELKEVEISLSNKINELNSALNNLPKTLNGARATLKKHKKIKLSNEQTLANKILLAQRELYQQHVVTLEASLASSQKEIDLNQLQLQLVREQLLQQELFIERINQQLELQRHKRTEAAIAQSLVPDSTATDPIAQALNEANQQYGETLKALNLKISQALTQQEHAEAQYQDQAKQLTNIQQQISWLKLNSAFGERFLQMLQALPKPPSQDKVQSEIADARLARYQIEQSQTINEQLLSGVPKPTQLHAKLLISQELLLQQLLQSYDQYLSELADLRVSNEQLNQQYITLRDTLNEHLFWVPNANRIGGLWLTELHQSVQWMIQQAPWKQLQNSFTEQGSLWSWWLILFIVSLVAQDILTPKFKAAMRRELPFVGNVTQDKFIYTWHVLLNSASYSLLKPLPIILAGTIFYLSSINFVSAIGMGILAVGIFYQLYRLVFLLALDKGLLINHFKAQRSIVRAGQAKFKQLTFMVTPFLGITAFAEIIDTSLVRNSLGRGAFIIFCLMLFWFYKDILEISNRENKHHHGDKNRKLIQKLLWAMLIITPIACAVLAFLGYYYTAVQMFLQLQLSLIFGLGFLLLYQLIKRWMLIERRRIAFERAKTKRAEVLAQREKGEVNSPEQLDTYEEPEVDLETISGQSLGLVRSLLLLAFLASIVGLWTQTHTALFSLLDGVTLWSSNTTINGIEQQLPITLKSLLLSLIIVGFSMMIATNLPGLIELTILQRLDLSQGTGFALTTVCRYLVIVFGVLSGFSTLGMEWSKLQWLVAALSVGLGFGLQEIFANFISGLIILFEKPVRIGDTVTIRDLTGTVSKIQIRATTIIDWDRKEIIVPNKAFITEQLINWSLSDPITRVIVYVSVARDSDPARVEAALYQAVQECDDALLTPEPEVWFAGFGQHTQDFEVRAYAKDMGTRWPLRHKLHKQISKKLRDNNLELAYPQLEVHLSPGQAKDVQNLIRT from the coding sequence ATGCATCGTTTTTTATTGGTCTTCCTGTGTCTATTTTGTTCCACTGCCAATGCAAACCAACCCACTTCTCTTGAAAAAAAGTTGGGGCTAAATCCTACAACTAGTGAAACTAAGACTCCACAACAACAGTTGTTTTTACTACAGTCAAAAATTCAAGAGCTAGCACTTACCGAAAAAAATGCTAAAACACTGCTAAGTAATTTTGAATTACATAAAGCAAACCTATTGCAGCAAATAGCAGAAGCAAAGAAAGCAGTCACGCTTTCAACAGAGCAAGATATTAGCCAACAAGGTTCAATGGCCTACCTGCGACTTTCTGAATTGAAAGAAGTTGAAATCAGTTTGAGTAATAAAATTAATGAGCTAAATAGCGCATTAAATAATTTGCCAAAAACCTTAAATGGTGCGCGAGCAACGCTCAAAAAGCACAAAAAAATCAAGCTATCTAATGAGCAGACCCTAGCGAATAAAATACTACTGGCTCAAAGAGAGCTATATCAGCAGCATGTCGTCACCCTTGAAGCAAGCTTAGCCAGTAGTCAGAAAGAAATTGACCTCAACCAGCTGCAGTTACAGCTAGTTCGTGAGCAGTTGTTACAGCAAGAACTGTTTATTGAGCGCATCAACCAACAGCTAGAATTACAACGCCACAAGCGTACTGAAGCTGCAATAGCCCAAAGTTTAGTTCCTGATTCAACCGCTACAGATCCTATTGCTCAAGCCCTTAATGAAGCAAATCAACAATATGGCGAAACACTAAAAGCACTTAATCTCAAAATTAGCCAAGCACTGACACAGCAAGAGCATGCTGAGGCACAGTACCAAGATCAAGCTAAGCAGCTCACTAATATTCAACAGCAGATAAGTTGGCTCAAGCTCAACTCAGCATTCGGTGAACGTTTTCTGCAGATGCTACAGGCATTACCCAAACCACCAAGCCAAGATAAGGTGCAATCAGAGATTGCCGACGCACGATTAGCCCGATACCAAATAGAGCAATCACAAACCATTAATGAACAGCTGCTTAGTGGTGTACCAAAGCCAACACAACTGCATGCAAAGCTGCTTATTTCTCAAGAGTTACTACTACAGCAACTTCTGCAAAGCTATGACCAATACTTAAGTGAGTTAGCTGATTTAAGAGTGAGCAACGAGCAACTTAACCAGCAATACATCACTTTAAGAGACACGCTAAATGAGCATCTATTTTGGGTGCCTAACGCTAATCGAATTGGGGGGCTTTGGCTAACTGAACTGCACCAAAGCGTGCAGTGGATGATCCAACAAGCCCCTTGGAAGCAACTGCAAAACTCATTCACTGAACAAGGCAGTTTATGGTCTTGGTGGTTAATTTTGTTTATCGTTAGCCTCGTGGCACAAGATATTCTCACACCAAAGTTTAAAGCAGCAATGCGACGTGAACTGCCATTTGTAGGTAACGTTACTCAAGACAAGTTTATTTATACTTGGCACGTACTACTTAACTCTGCGAGCTACAGCCTGCTCAAACCGCTTCCAATCATTCTCGCGGGGACAATTTTTTATTTATCTAGTATTAACTTTGTTTCCGCCATAGGTATGGGCATTTTGGCAGTGGGCATTTTCTATCAACTATATCGCTTGGTGTTTTTACTCGCTTTAGATAAGGGGTTGCTGATTAATCACTTCAAAGCGCAGCGAAGCATAGTACGCGCCGGACAAGCGAAGTTTAAGCAACTTACCTTTATGGTAACCCCATTTTTAGGCATCACAGCATTTGCCGAAATCATTGATACTTCGCTCGTTAGAAATAGCTTAGGACGTGGTGCATTTATCATTTTCTGTTTAATGCTTTTTTGGTTCTATAAGGATATTTTAGAAATATCCAACCGAGAGAATAAGCATCATCACGGCGATAAAAACAGAAAGCTTATCCAAAAATTACTGTGGGCAATGCTAATCATAACGCCAATAGCTTGTGCTGTATTGGCCTTCTTAGGTTACTACTACACAGCTGTGCAAATGTTCCTGCAGTTGCAGCTATCATTGATTTTTGGCCTAGGCTTTTTATTACTTTATCAGTTAATAAAACGCTGGATGTTAATAGAGAGACGACGAATTGCCTTTGAACGCGCTAAGACAAAGCGTGCAGAAGTACTCGCACAACGTGAAAAAGGGGAAGTTAATTCACCAGAGCAACTCGATACCTATGAAGAGCCAGAGGTCGATTTAGAGACGATTTCAGGACAATCTTTAGGTTTGGTTCGCTCACTCTTACTATTAGCCTTTTTGGCCAGCATTGTAGGCCTTTGGACCCAAACTCATACAGCATTATTCTCTTTGCTCGATGGAGTAACATTGTGGTCTAGTAATACCACTATCAACGGCATTGAACAGCAACTACCGATCACCTTAAAATCACTCTTGCTCTCGCTTATCATTGTAGGTTTTTCAATGATGATTGCCACCAATTTACCAGGCTTGATTGAACTAACGATTCTTCAACGATTAGACCTCAGCCAAGGCACTGGTTTTGCACTAACTACAGTTTGTCGCTATTTAGTGATTGTCTTTGGTGTATTAAGCGGATTCTCTACATTAGGGATGGAGTGGTCGAAGCTGCAGTGGTTAGTCGCAGCTCTATCAGTAGGCTTAGGATTTGGCTTGCAAGAGATTTTTGCTAACTTTATCTCGGGCCTCATCATCCTATTCGAAAAACCAGTACGAATTGGTGATACGGTAACGATTAGAGATCTCACTGGTACTGTCAGTAAAATCCAGATCCGTGCCACCACCATAATCGACTGGGATCGAAAAGAGATCATTGTGCCTAATAAGGCCTTTATTACTGAGCAGCTGATTAACTGGTCGCTTTCAGATCCAATAACAAGAGTTATCGTATATGTCTCTGTAGCGCGAGATTCCGATCCCGCACGCGTGGAGGCTGCTCTTTATCAAGCTGTGCAAGAGTGTGATGATGCCCTACTCACACCAGAACCAGAAGTATGGTTTGCAGGGTTTGGTCAGCATACCCAAGACTTTGAGGTCAGAGCTTACGCCAAAGACATGGGTACACGTTGGCCGCTTAGGCATAAGCTTCATAAACAGATCAGTAAGAAATTACGCGATAACAATTTAGAACTTGCCTACCCTCAATTAGAGGTTCACTTGTCTCCTGGACAGGCCAAAGATGTGCAAAATTTAATACGGACTTAA